One Halobaculum roseum DNA segment encodes these proteins:
- a CDS encoding GNAT family N-acetyltransferase, whose amino-acid sequence MPGPVFRRGETVELRTVEEEDAGFLAELVNDPRVRAGTAMATPVSEADEREWIDAVGDDGGVHLLACVDGDPVGIAGVNAPNGTWGVAELGYQFAPDAWGNGYATDAARELCAHAFAERRLHKVSAKVYETNPASARVLEKVGFVEEGRHRREAFVDGEHVDVRRFGLLADEWRSEADSR is encoded by the coding sequence ATGCCCGGTCCCGTGTTCCGTCGCGGCGAGACGGTCGAGCTGCGGACGGTCGAGGAGGAGGACGCCGGTTTCCTGGCAGAGCTGGTCAACGACCCGCGGGTCCGCGCGGGGACCGCGATGGCGACCCCGGTCAGCGAGGCGGACGAACGAGAGTGGATCGACGCCGTCGGCGACGACGGCGGGGTGCACCTGCTCGCGTGCGTCGACGGCGACCCCGTCGGGATCGCCGGCGTGAACGCGCCGAACGGGACGTGGGGGGTGGCGGAACTCGGCTACCAGTTCGCGCCCGACGCCTGGGGGAACGGCTACGCCACCGATGCCGCCCGCGAGCTGTGCGCCCACGCCTTCGCGGAGCGACGCCTCCACAAGGTGTCCGCGAAGGTGTACGAGACGAACCCCGCCTCCGCGCGGGTCCTGGAGAAGGTCGGGTTCGTCGAGGAGGGCCGCCACCGCCGGGAGGCGTTCGTCGACGGCGAGCACGTCGACGTCAGGCGGTTCGGCCTGCTCGCCGACGAGTGGCGCAGCGAGGCCGACAGCCGATAG
- a CDS encoding DUF7490 domain-containing protein, protein MSRERRLTAGAVAVLLVALLGVAVGPGVLADPTADGPVRPGHVSIAESPAIAPGEVDGATATLTLHTRIGHRGNPTDNVSVRYRAYDAESGLLTTERTVELDELTGDRSVPVNATIEVPREGGYVIETVVFRDGQVVDRDRTRVSGLEALGTEVRFTESEAVPPLSVSVASVDEEANRTTLAVAASLTNGGAESSEELRVEVIVRQAESNLVAARDSTTVSDIGPGRTADATTEVTVPSEYNYYVDAAVYRDGVLVDTARSVANLDPTETISPNETTREVEFEVGDFEGGGDGADDRATEAARATETSTGAPGFGPALAVVALLGAALLARRRTRQ, encoded by the coding sequence ATGTCACGAGAACGACGGCTGACCGCGGGCGCGGTCGCCGTCCTGCTCGTCGCCCTCCTCGGGGTCGCCGTGGGTCCCGGCGTCCTCGCAGACCCGACCGCGGACGGGCCGGTCCGTCCCGGTCACGTCTCTATCGCCGAGTCGCCGGCGATCGCACCCGGAGAGGTCGACGGCGCGACGGCGACGCTGACGCTCCACACCCGCATCGGCCACCGCGGCAACCCCACGGACAACGTCTCCGTGCGCTACCGCGCGTACGACGCGGAATCCGGCCTCCTGACGACCGAGCGGACGGTCGAGCTGGACGAGTTGACCGGCGACCGGAGCGTTCCGGTGAACGCGACGATCGAGGTGCCCCGCGAGGGCGGCTACGTGATCGAGACGGTCGTCTTCCGCGACGGGCAGGTCGTCGACCGCGACCGGACGCGCGTCTCCGGGCTGGAGGCGCTCGGCACCGAGGTCCGCTTCACCGAGAGCGAGGCGGTGCCGCCGCTTTCGGTGTCCGTTGCCTCGGTCGACGAGGAGGCGAACCGAACCACCCTGGCGGTCGCGGCGTCGCTGACGAACGGCGGCGCCGAGTCGAGCGAAGAGCTGCGCGTCGAAGTCATCGTCCGGCAGGCGGAGTCGAACCTCGTCGCCGCGCGCGACTCCACGACCGTCAGCGACATCGGCCCCGGCCGCACCGCCGACGCGACGACCGAGGTGACCGTGCCGAGCGAGTACAACTACTACGTCGACGCCGCGGTGTACCGCGACGGCGTCCTCGTCGACACCGCGCGCTCGGTGGCGAACCTCGACCCGACCGAGACCATCTCGCCCAACGAGACCACCCGCGAGGTGGAGTTCGAGGTCGGCGACTTCGAGGGCGGCGGCGACGGGGCGGACGACCGAGCGACCGAGGCGGCGAGGGCGACCGAGACCTCGACCGGGGCGCCCGGGTTCGGCCCGGCGCTCGCGGTCGTGGCGCTGCTCGGCGCCGCGCTGCTCGCACGGAGGCGAACCCGACAATGA
- a CDS encoding universal stress protein, whose protein sequence is MMLYVLATNSVRTSEVLCEYLRDRLAPGDAVHAVNSQRGGDRTDSVEIRNGEDALAAVEDALGGVADVTVETHQFVRGNPPAEDVLAYADDVDADEFVIGIRDRSPTAKVVFGSVAQDILLGSNLPMRVVPREQV, encoded by the coding sequence ATCATGCTGTACGTCCTGGCGACGAACTCGGTTCGAACCAGCGAGGTGCTGTGCGAGTACCTCCGCGACCGGCTCGCACCCGGCGACGCGGTCCACGCGGTCAACTCCCAGCGGGGCGGCGACCGGACGGATTCCGTCGAGATCAGGAACGGGGAGGACGCCCTCGCCGCCGTCGAGGACGCGCTCGGGGGTGTCGCGGACGTGACCGTCGAAACGCACCAGTTCGTGCGCGGCAACCCGCCCGCCGAGGACGTGCTCGCGTACGCCGACGACGTGGACGCCGACGAGTTCGTCATCGGGATCCGCGACCGCTCGCCGACGGCGAAGGTGGTCTTCGGCAGCGTCGCCCAGGACATCCTCCTCGGGTCGAACCTCCCGATGCGCGTCGTCCCCCGGGAACAGGTGTAG